TGCTGTTGCTGGGCTTGGGCTTGTGGCTGCGTCGGCGCATCAAGAATGCGCGACTGGCCAGGAAGGTCCTTGAAGCCGAGCGCCAGGAACAGAGCCGGTCCGGCACACCTACGACGCCAAACGAGTAAACCGGCTGCGGCAGCAATACAGCCCGATACCGCTGAGCAGGCAATAGCAGGACACCCCCACCCAGGCCAGCGGACTGCCCGGCCAAAGCCCGGTCATCGGTGCCAGCCACACCAGTGGCAGGCTCGAAGCCAGCCGCAGCAGTTCCAGCTTCAGCGCCCAAGGGCGATTCTCCAGGGCCACGCCCAACACGAACAGACCGAACGCCACCGCGCCCCCACCCAGTATCAGGGCGGCGGCCGGCAGGCGGTGTTCAAGGTTCATCAAATAGCTGCCCAAGGCAATGTAGACGCAGAACTGCAGCGCCACATATCCCTGCTGGCGGCTTTCCAGCGGCACCTCGAACTTGCGGAACTGGCCCAGGTCCGGCTTGTTCAGCGGATACTTGGCCGCGACATCCGCCGGCCGCCAACCGGTGGGCATGAACCAGATCCGCAGCTTGTCCCGCCAGCGCCCGGCCCGCCGCGCATCAGCCCACAATTGCGCATAAAACTGCAGGTTGGCCCACAACGGATTCCAGCTCGCCAGCGGCGTGGTCACGCCAAAGATCACCGGTTCCCGATCATCCTCTTCCTGGAAGCTGCCAAACAGACGGTCCCAAATAATGAACACCCCGCCGTAGTTGCGATCCATGTAGAGAGGGTTCTGTGCATGGTGGGCACGATGATTCGACGGCGTGACGAAGAACCACTCCAGCCAGCCGAGCTTGGGAATGTGCTGGGTGTGGACCCAGAACTGGTACAGCAGATTCAGCGCCGCGACGCTGATGAACATCACCAGCGGCACGCCCAGGACCGCCAGCGGCAGATAGAAAATCCAGCTCAGCAGGAAACCGGTGCTGGTCTGTCGCAGCGCGGTGGAGAGGTTGTAGTCCTCGCTCTGGTGATGCACCGAATGAGCCGCCCAGAGAATATTGCGCTCGTGCCCCATGCGGTGCAGCCAGTAATAACAGAAGTCGTAGAACACGAAGGCGAACACCCAGGTCCAGGCTTTATCGGCAGGCAGCTCGATAATTGCCAAGTGTTCCAACGCAAAAGCGTACGTCACCAGTCCAACGCCTTTGGTCAGCAGCCCCGTCGTGGTCGACAGCACCCCGGTACTCAAGCTGTTGATCGCATCCGCCAGGCGATAGTGGCTCACGCCACGCCAGTGATCGGCGAGCAATTCGACGGCAATCAGCACGAAGAAAAACGGCACGGCATACAGGATGAAGTTCATGACGCGACCTGGGCAGGCAAGGCGGGAGAAGTCGGCAGATTAGGTGTAGCCGCCAGATCCCCCTATGGCAACGAGTGACAAATTAGTAGACATTTAACGCCATGAATCTGGAGAAAAGCCCATGAGCAAAAAAGTTGCAGTGATCCTTTCCGGCTGTGGCGTGTATGACGGCGCAGAGATCCACGAAAGCGTGATCACGCTGTTGCGTCTCGACCAGCGCGGCGCGCAGGTCCAATGCTTTGCGCCAAACATTGCCCAATTGCATGTCATCAACCATCTGACCGGCGAAGAAATGCCCGAAAGCCGCAACGTGCTGGTGGAATCCGCGCGCATCGCCCGAGGCGATGTGAAAGACCTGCGCGAGGCCAAGGCCGAGGACTTTGACGCGCTGATCGTGCCCGGCGGTTTCGGATCGGCAAAAAACCTGTCCAATTTCGCTGTCGAGGGTGCCGGCTGTACCGTCCAGCCGGAAGTCCTGGCGTTGACCGAAGCCTTTGCCGAGGCTGGGAAACCGGTAGGACTGATGTGCATCTCCCCCGCCCTGGCGGCGAAGATCTATGGCCCGGGAGTGAACTGCACCATCGGCACAGATGCCGACACGGCCGCTGCCGTGACCAAGATGGGCGGAAATCACGAGGAATGCCTGGTCACCGATATCGTCGAGGACACCGCGCGCAAACTGGTCAGCACACCCGCCTACATGCTGGCCAGGAACATCAGTGAAGCGGCGTCGGGCATCAACAAGCTGGTGGACCGGGTGTTGGAGTTGACGCACGAGAACGATGCCTGACTTGCCTACCCCTTTCCTGTGGGACCTGTGGGAGCGAGCTTGCTCGCGATAGCGGTGTGTCAAGCGATGCATATGCAGCAGGACGGACGCAATCGCGAGCAAGCTCGCTCCCACAGGGGATCCACGAGAATCAGGACAAGCGAGCCAACCGCGTCAGGATCCGATCCAGCGCATTGGCAAACCCTTGCTTGTCCCGCTCGCTGTACGCCGCCGGCCCGCCGCCCATATGACCCTGCTCACGCAAGTCGGTGAACAAATTGCGCACCGCCAGTCGATCGCCCATGTTCTGCGCGTCGAACTCCTTGCCCCTGGGGTCCAGGGCAGCGACGCCTTTCTTCACCAGGCGATCGGCCAGTGGCACATCGCTGCAAATGACCAACTCGCCGGGCACGGCATGCTCCACCAGGTAATCATCCGCCGCATCAGGACCGCTCGGCACCACGATCAGCTTCACCAGGGCCAGGCCCGGTTTGATCTGCGGTTGCCCGGCCACCAGCACCACCTCGAACTGGCGCTTCAAGGCGAACTTGACCACCAGCTCCTTCGCCGCCTTGGGGCAGGCGTCTGCATCGATCCATACGCGCATCGAGTGGTTTCCTCTATCTAAAAAGCATCGCGAGCAAGCTCGCTCTCACAGTGACAGCCTACATCCTGTGGGAGCGAGCTTGCTCGCGATTATGAGCGCAGCGAATGCGGCCGTTCAGGAAACCTGGACCCGACGTTTCTCCACCATCCAACTGCGCCCGTACAACACAACGATCGCGGTAATCGCCACAGCCTGGGCCGCCAGCGAATAAGCATCGGCATGAATGCCCAGCCAATCGAAGTCGAAGAACGCCACCGGCCGTGTGCCAAAGATGCCGGCTTCCTGCAATGCCTTCACGCCATGACCGGCGAATACCACCGACAGCGCACACAGCAACGCAGCGTTGATACTGAAGAACAGCGCCAGCGGCAGTTTCGCCGAGCCGCGCAAGATCACCCAGGCCAACCCCACCAGCAACACCAGGGCCGACGCGCCGCCGGCCAGCACCGCGTTGTGCCCGGCGGGACCGGCCTGCAGCCATAGGGTCTCGTAGAACAGGATCACTTCGAACAGTTCGCGGTAGACCGAGAAAAACGCCAGGATCGCAAAACCGAAACGGCCACCACCGCCCACCAGGCTGCTCTTGATGTAATCCTGCCAGGCCGCTGCGTGACGTCGGTCGTGCATCCATACACCCAGCCACAGCACCATCACGCTGGCGAACAGCGCTGTCGCGCCCTCGAGCAATTCCCGCTGCGCGCCGCTGACATCAATCACATACGCGGCCACTCCCCACGTCGCCAGACCGGCCAGCAAAGCCAATCCCCAGCCGATGTTGACGCTGCGCACCGCCGATTGCTGGCCGGTGTTGCGCAAGAACGCCAGGATCGCCGCCAGGACCAGGATCGCTTCCAGACCTTCGCGCAGCAGAATCAGCAAGCCGGAGATATAGCTCAACGACCAGCTCAAGCCATCGCCACCCAACAGGCCGGCGGATTCCTTCAATTTCGCCTTGGCCGCGTCCAGGCGTTGCTCGGCCTGCGCCACCGGTAGGCCGTCCTGCAGGGACTGACGGAACGCCATCAGGGCCTTTTCGGTGTCCTTGCGCACATTGGGGTCGACGTTATCGAGCGAGCTTTCCACCAGCTCGAAACCTTCCAGGTAGGCCGCTACCGAGAGGTCATAGGCTTGGTCATGATCGCCCGCACGGTACGCCGCGATGCTTTTATCCAATGTGGTGGCGGTGTAGTCGAGCAACTGCCCCGGCCCACGCTGCACTTGTGGCGGTTGGGCGCGTTGGGCACGGAACGTCGCCGCCGCGCCAGGACCTTGGGCAGCCAGGACTTCAGCCGGGGTCTGGCGAGCGAGATCGGCGAGGTTGTACGTCAGCTCGCCTTTAGCCGCGGCCGGATCAGCGCTGAAACTGGCAATGTAAGTGGCCAGGTCCCAGCGTTGCCGATCATCGAGTTGATCGGCGAACGCTGGCATGTCGGTGCCTTCAACGCCCATGCCCAAGGTGTTGTAGATCGCATAAAGACTGAGCCGATCAAGACGCTGGCCGTCACGCAGGTTCGACGGCGGCGGCTCCAGGCCGACGCCGGCCGGACCGTCACCGGCGCCGCTGTCCCCATGACAGACCGAGCAATTCTGCGCATACAGCGGCGCGCCGCGTGTCGGGTCCGGCGTAATGATCGGCGCCTGGCTGACTTCGTACGCTACCGCGAGCCTTGCGCCCAATTGCCGCGCCATGCGAGCCACGTCGCCGCCCTCCTGGCGCTCGGTAATCGCCTTGCGCAAGGTATCGATACCTTGGGCCAACTCAGCTTTTTCCGGCTTGGCTGGCAATTCGGCGATCAAGCCTTCCAAGACCCCGGTGAACTCCAATTGCTCGCGGTATTCGGAATCGTCTATGACCTTCCCCGCCTCGACAGTCGCCGGGTAATCC
This genomic interval from Pseudomonas alvandae contains the following:
- a CDS encoding sterol desaturase family protein — encoded protein: MNFILYAVPFFFVLIAVELLADHWRGVSHYRLADAINSLSTGVLSTTTGLLTKGVGLVTYAFALEHLAIIELPADKAWTWVFAFVFYDFCYYWLHRMGHERNILWAAHSVHHQSEDYNLSTALRQTSTGFLLSWIFYLPLAVLGVPLVMFISVAALNLLYQFWVHTQHIPKLGWLEWFFVTPSNHRAHHAQNPLYMDRNYGGVFIIWDRLFGSFQEEDDREPVIFGVTTPLASWNPLWANLQFYAQLWADARRAGRWRDKLRIWFMPTGWRPADVAAKYPLNKPDLGQFRKFEVPLESRQQGYVALQFCVYIALGSYLMNLEHRLPAAALILGGGAVAFGLFVLGVALENRPWALKLELLRLASSLPLVWLAPMTGLWPGSPLAWVGVSCYCLLSGIGLYCCRSRFTRLAS
- the elbB gene encoding isoprenoid biosynthesis glyoxalase ElbB, with the protein product MSKKVAVILSGCGVYDGAEIHESVITLLRLDQRGAQVQCFAPNIAQLHVINHLTGEEMPESRNVLVESARIARGDVKDLREAKAEDFDALIVPGGFGSAKNLSNFAVEGAGCTVQPEVLALTEAFAEAGKPVGLMCISPALAAKIYGPGVNCTIGTDADTAAAVTKMGGNHEECLVTDIVEDTARKLVSTPAYMLARNISEAASGINKLVDRVLELTHENDA
- a CDS encoding YaiI/YqxD family protein, which gives rise to MRVWIDADACPKAAKELVVKFALKRQFEVVLVAGQPQIKPGLALVKLIVVPSGPDAADDYLVEHAVPGELVICSDVPLADRLVKKGVAALDPRGKEFDAQNMGDRLAVRNLFTDLREQGHMGGGPAAYSERDKQGFANALDRILTRLARLS
- a CDS encoding FTR1 family protein, whose amino-acid sequence is MTAPFRFLAWLALPLLALCSADLLADTVEGAPKALHLLDYIGADYPATVEAGKVIDDSEYREQLEFTGVLEGLIAELPAKPEKAELAQGIDTLRKAITERQEGGDVARMARQLGARLAVAYEVSQAPIITPDPTRGAPLYAQNCSVCHGDSGAGDGPAGVGLEPPPSNLRDGQRLDRLSLYAIYNTLGMGVEGTDMPAFADQLDDRQRWDLATYIASFSADPAAAKGELTYNLADLARQTPAEVLAAQGPGAAATFRAQRAQPPQVQRGPGQLLDYTATTLDKSIAAYRAGDHDQAYDLSVAAYLEGFELVESSLDNVDPNVRKDTEKALMAFRQSLQDGLPVAQAEQRLDAAKAKLKESAGLLGGDGLSWSLSYISGLLILLREGLEAILVLAAILAFLRNTGQQSAVRSVNIGWGLALLAGLATWGVAAYVIDVSGAQRELLEGATALFASVMVLWLGVWMHDRRHAAAWQDYIKSSLVGGGGRFGFAILAFFSVYRELFEVILFYETLWLQAGPAGHNAVLAGGASALVLLVGLAWVILRGSAKLPLALFFSINAALLCALSVVFAGHGVKALQEAGIFGTRPVAFFDFDWLGIHADAYSLAAQAVAITAIVVLYGRSWMVEKRRVQVS